One window of Felis catus isolate Fca126 chromosome D4, F.catus_Fca126_mat1.0, whole genome shotgun sequence genomic DNA carries:
- the KYAT1 gene encoding kynurenine--oxoglutarate transaminase 1 isoform X3: MAKRVQARRLDGIDHNPWVEFVKMASECDAVNLGQGFPDFPPPDFAVEAFQHALSSDFMLNQYTRAFGYPPLTKILASFFGKLLGQEIDPLKNVLVTVGAYGALFTAFQALVEEGDEVIIIEPFFDCYEPMTLMAGGHPVFVTLKPDPTRDGELDSSSNWQLDPTELASKFTSHTKALILNTPNNPVGKVFSKAELELVASLCQQHDVICIADEVYQWLVYDGYQHVSIASLPGMWERTLTIGSAGKTFSATGWKVGWVLGPDSLVKHLRTVHQNSIYHCPTQGQAAVAQSFEHEQLHFGQPSSYFARFPQAMQRTRDHMIRSLQSVGLKPVVPQGSYFFVADISDFKSKMPDLPGDVDEPYDRRFVKWMIKTKGLVAIPVSTFYSVPHRKIFDHYIRFCFVKDESTLQAMDEKLQKWKKELRP, translated from the exons ATGGCCAAGAGGGTGCAAGCTCGCAGGCTGGACGGGATTGACCACAACCCATG GGTGGAGTTTGTGAAAATGGCCAGTGAATGCGATGCTGTGAATTTGGGCCAAGGCTTCCCCGACTTCCCACCCCCAGATTTCGCTGTGGAAGCATTTCAGCACGCCCTCAGCAGCGACTTCATGCTGAACCAGTACACCAGGGCATTT GGTTACCCACCCCTGACAAAGATCCTGGCAAGTTTCTTTGGGAAGCTGCTGGGACAGGAGATAGACCCACTCAAGAACGTGCTGGTGACTGTGGGTGCCTATGGGGCCCTGTTCACAGCCTTCCAGGCCCTGGTGGAAGAAGGAGACGAG GTCATCATCATTGAGCCCTTTTTTGACTGTTATGAACCCATGACGTTGATGGCGGGGGGTCATCCTGTGTTTGTGACCTTGAAGCCG GACCCCACTCGGGATGGGGAACTGGATTCCAGCAGCAACTGGCAGCTGGACCCCACAGAGCTGGCCAGCAAGTTTACCTCTCATACCAAAGCCCTAATTCTCAACACACCCAACAACCCTGTGGGAAAG GTGTTCTCCAAGGCGGAACTGGAGCTGGTGGCCAGCCTGTGCCAGCAGCATGACGTGATCTGCATCGCCGACGAGGTCTACCAGTGGCTGGTCTACGACGGGTACCAGCACGTCAGCATCG CCAGTCTTCCCGGTATGTGGGAACGCACCCTGACCATTGGCAGCGCTGGCAAGACCTTTAGCGCCACTGGCTGGAAG GTGGGCTGGGTCCTGGGCCCGGACAGCCTCGTGAAACACCTGCGCACGGTGCACCAGAACTCTATCTACCACTGTCCCACGCAGGGTCAG GCGGCAGTGGCCCAGAGCTTCGAGCACGAGCAGCTTCACTTTGGCCAACCCAGCAGCTACTTTGCGCGGTTCCCGCAGGCCATGCAGCGCACCCGTGACCACATGATACGCAGCCTGCAGTCTGTGGGCTTGAAGCCCGTGGTCCCCCAGGGCAGCTACTTCTTCGTGGCAGACATCTCAGACTTCA AGAGCAAGATGCCCGACTTGCCCGGTGACGTGGACGAGCCCTACGACAGACGCTTCGTCAAGTGGATGATCAAAACCAAG ggtTTGGTGGCCATCCCGGTCTCCACCTTCTACAGCGTGCCTCATCGGAAGATCTTTGACCACTATATCCGCTTCTGTTTCGTGAAG GATGAGTCCACACTCCAGGCCATGGATGAGAAGctgcagaaatggaagaaggagCTCAGGCCCTGA
- the KYAT1 gene encoding kynurenine--oxoglutarate transaminase 1 isoform X2, whose translation MGPLQRKKAGTSVTRCLHQTLTMAKRVQARRLDGIDHNPWVEFVKMASECDAVNLGQGFPDFPPPDFAVEAFQHALSSDFMLNQYTRAFGYPPLTKILASFFGKLLGQEIDPLKNVLVTVGAYGALFTAFQALVEEGDEVIIIEPFFDCYEPMTLMAGGHPVFVTLKPDPTRDGELDSSSNWQLDPTELASKFTSHTKALILNTPNNPVGKVFSKAELELVASLCQQHDVICIADEVYQWLVYDGYQHVSIASLPGMWERTLTIGSAGKTFSATGWKVGWVLGPDSLVKHLRTVHQNSIYHCPTQGQAAVAQSFEHEQLHFGQPSSYFARFPQAMQRTRDHMIRSLQSVGLKPVVPQGSYFFVADISDFKSKMPDLPGDVDEPYDRRFVKWMIKTKGLVAIPVSTFYSVPHRKIFDHYIRFCFVKDESTLQAMDEKLQKWKKELRP comes from the exons ATGGGGCCCCTCCAGAGAAAGAAGGCTGGAACTTCTGTCACTCGGTGCTTGCACCAGACT CTCACCATGGCCAAGAGGGTGCAAGCTCGCAGGCTGGACGGGATTGACCACAACCCATG GGTGGAGTTTGTGAAAATGGCCAGTGAATGCGATGCTGTGAATTTGGGCCAAGGCTTCCCCGACTTCCCACCCCCAGATTTCGCTGTGGAAGCATTTCAGCACGCCCTCAGCAGCGACTTCATGCTGAACCAGTACACCAGGGCATTT GGTTACCCACCCCTGACAAAGATCCTGGCAAGTTTCTTTGGGAAGCTGCTGGGACAGGAGATAGACCCACTCAAGAACGTGCTGGTGACTGTGGGTGCCTATGGGGCCCTGTTCACAGCCTTCCAGGCCCTGGTGGAAGAAGGAGACGAG GTCATCATCATTGAGCCCTTTTTTGACTGTTATGAACCCATGACGTTGATGGCGGGGGGTCATCCTGTGTTTGTGACCTTGAAGCCG GACCCCACTCGGGATGGGGAACTGGATTCCAGCAGCAACTGGCAGCTGGACCCCACAGAGCTGGCCAGCAAGTTTACCTCTCATACCAAAGCCCTAATTCTCAACACACCCAACAACCCTGTGGGAAAG GTGTTCTCCAAGGCGGAACTGGAGCTGGTGGCCAGCCTGTGCCAGCAGCATGACGTGATCTGCATCGCCGACGAGGTCTACCAGTGGCTGGTCTACGACGGGTACCAGCACGTCAGCATCG CCAGTCTTCCCGGTATGTGGGAACGCACCCTGACCATTGGCAGCGCTGGCAAGACCTTTAGCGCCACTGGCTGGAAG GTGGGCTGGGTCCTGGGCCCGGACAGCCTCGTGAAACACCTGCGCACGGTGCACCAGAACTCTATCTACCACTGTCCCACGCAGGGTCAG GCGGCAGTGGCCCAGAGCTTCGAGCACGAGCAGCTTCACTTTGGCCAACCCAGCAGCTACTTTGCGCGGTTCCCGCAGGCCATGCAGCGCACCCGTGACCACATGATACGCAGCCTGCAGTCTGTGGGCTTGAAGCCCGTGGTCCCCCAGGGCAGCTACTTCTTCGTGGCAGACATCTCAGACTTCA AGAGCAAGATGCCCGACTTGCCCGGTGACGTGGACGAGCCCTACGACAGACGCTTCGTCAAGTGGATGATCAAAACCAAG ggtTTGGTGGCCATCCCGGTCTCCACCTTCTACAGCGTGCCTCATCGGAAGATCTTTGACCACTATATCCGCTTCTGTTTCGTGAAG GATGAGTCCACACTCCAGGCCATGGATGAGAAGctgcagaaatggaagaaggagCTCAGGCCCTGA
- the KYAT1 gene encoding kynurenine--oxoglutarate transaminase 1 isoform X1 produces the protein MFRNVAAISLQLMGPLQRKKAGTSVTRCLHQTLTMAKRVQARRLDGIDHNPWVEFVKMASECDAVNLGQGFPDFPPPDFAVEAFQHALSSDFMLNQYTRAFGYPPLTKILASFFGKLLGQEIDPLKNVLVTVGAYGALFTAFQALVEEGDEVIIIEPFFDCYEPMTLMAGGHPVFVTLKPDPTRDGELDSSSNWQLDPTELASKFTSHTKALILNTPNNPVGKVFSKAELELVASLCQQHDVICIADEVYQWLVYDGYQHVSIASLPGMWERTLTIGSAGKTFSATGWKVGWVLGPDSLVKHLRTVHQNSIYHCPTQGQAAVAQSFEHEQLHFGQPSSYFARFPQAMQRTRDHMIRSLQSVGLKPVVPQGSYFFVADISDFKSKMPDLPGDVDEPYDRRFVKWMIKTKGLVAIPVSTFYSVPHRKIFDHYIRFCFVKDESTLQAMDEKLQKWKKELRP, from the exons ATGTTCAGGAATGTGGCAGCCATCTCTTTACAGCTGATGGGGCCCCTCCAGAGAAAGAAGGCTGGAACTTCTGTCACTCGGTGCTTGCACCAGACT CTCACCATGGCCAAGAGGGTGCAAGCTCGCAGGCTGGACGGGATTGACCACAACCCATG GGTGGAGTTTGTGAAAATGGCCAGTGAATGCGATGCTGTGAATTTGGGCCAAGGCTTCCCCGACTTCCCACCCCCAGATTTCGCTGTGGAAGCATTTCAGCACGCCCTCAGCAGCGACTTCATGCTGAACCAGTACACCAGGGCATTT GGTTACCCACCCCTGACAAAGATCCTGGCAAGTTTCTTTGGGAAGCTGCTGGGACAGGAGATAGACCCACTCAAGAACGTGCTGGTGACTGTGGGTGCCTATGGGGCCCTGTTCACAGCCTTCCAGGCCCTGGTGGAAGAAGGAGACGAG GTCATCATCATTGAGCCCTTTTTTGACTGTTATGAACCCATGACGTTGATGGCGGGGGGTCATCCTGTGTTTGTGACCTTGAAGCCG GACCCCACTCGGGATGGGGAACTGGATTCCAGCAGCAACTGGCAGCTGGACCCCACAGAGCTGGCCAGCAAGTTTACCTCTCATACCAAAGCCCTAATTCTCAACACACCCAACAACCCTGTGGGAAAG GTGTTCTCCAAGGCGGAACTGGAGCTGGTGGCCAGCCTGTGCCAGCAGCATGACGTGATCTGCATCGCCGACGAGGTCTACCAGTGGCTGGTCTACGACGGGTACCAGCACGTCAGCATCG CCAGTCTTCCCGGTATGTGGGAACGCACCCTGACCATTGGCAGCGCTGGCAAGACCTTTAGCGCCACTGGCTGGAAG GTGGGCTGGGTCCTGGGCCCGGACAGCCTCGTGAAACACCTGCGCACGGTGCACCAGAACTCTATCTACCACTGTCCCACGCAGGGTCAG GCGGCAGTGGCCCAGAGCTTCGAGCACGAGCAGCTTCACTTTGGCCAACCCAGCAGCTACTTTGCGCGGTTCCCGCAGGCCATGCAGCGCACCCGTGACCACATGATACGCAGCCTGCAGTCTGTGGGCTTGAAGCCCGTGGTCCCCCAGGGCAGCTACTTCTTCGTGGCAGACATCTCAGACTTCA AGAGCAAGATGCCCGACTTGCCCGGTGACGTGGACGAGCCCTACGACAGACGCTTCGTCAAGTGGATGATCAAAACCAAG ggtTTGGTGGCCATCCCGGTCTCCACCTTCTACAGCGTGCCTCATCGGAAGATCTTTGACCACTATATCCGCTTCTGTTTCGTGAAG GATGAGTCCACACTCCAGGCCATGGATGAGAAGctgcagaaatggaagaaggagCTCAGGCCCTGA